A part of Entelurus aequoreus isolate RoL-2023_Sb linkage group LG10, RoL_Eaeq_v1.1, whole genome shotgun sequence genomic DNA contains:
- the LOC133658083 gene encoding olfactory receptor 11A1-like, whose translation MFGVMDAEFNGTFITLGGLVDVDKYRYLYFVIFLTLYILILFTNCTIMCLIWIHRNLHEPMYIFIAALSLNSLLFSTAIYPKLCIDVLSQEQTISHSACLFQYFLYYSFAASDFSLLSAMAYDRYVSICKPLHYPTIMGKRTVIVLLTLAWFLPSCEVVVATVIGSQQKLCDFTTKGIFCNNTFFKLHCVKSAFLTVYGLFVTMNVAVVPVMFILFTYIKIFITTYHRCAEIRQKAAETCLPHLMVLFSFVCLVLFDVIIARLESDLSKIVRLIMTLQIVVYNPLFNPIIYGVKMKAIWKQIKRLFCRLVNKRI comes from the coding sequence ATGTTTGGTGTCATGGATGCTgaattcaatggaacatttataaCTCTTGGTGGCTTAGTAGACGTGGACAAATACAGATATCTTTACTTTGTCATCTTCTTGACATTATATATTCTCATCCTCTTTACTAACTGCACCATTATGTGTCTAATCTGGATTCACAGGAACCTTCATGAGCCTATGTACATTTTCATTGCTGCTTTGTCACTCAACTCTCTTTTGTTTAGCACTGCTATCTACCCTAAACTTTGCATTGATGTTTTATCTCAAGAACAGACTATTTCTCATTCTGCTTGTCTGTTCCAATATTTTCTGTATTACTCATTTGCCGCATCAGACTTTTCACTGTTGTCAGCCATGGCTTATGACAGGTATGTGTCTATCTGCAAACCTCTGCATTATCCAACTATCATGGGAAAAAGAACTGTTATTGTCCTCTTGACTTTGGCCTGGTTTCTACCTTCATGTGAGGTTGTAGTGGCAACTGTGATTGGTTCTCAACAAAAACTCTGTGACTTCACAACGAAAGGCATTTTTTgtaacaatacattttttaagcttcactGTGTAAAATCAGCATTTCTTACAGTTTATGGTTTGTTTGTAACGATGAATGTTGCTGTTGTTCCTGTGATGTTCATCCTTTTTACGTACATAAAGATATTTATAACAACTTATCACAGGTGTGCAGAAATCAGGCAAAAAGCTGCAGAGACATGTTTACCTCACTTGATGGTTTTATTCAgctttgtttgtttagttttatttGATGTCATCATAGCTCGATTGGAGTCAGATCTTTCAAAAATTGTACGTTTAATAATGACTTTACAAATAGTTGTGTATAATCCTCTGTTCAATCCGATCATATATGGAGTGAAAATGAAAGCTATTTGGAAACAAATCAAGAGATTGTTTTGTCGACTGGTGAACAAAAGAATATGA
- the LOC133659201 gene encoding olfactory receptor 10J4-like yields the protein MDAEFNQTFITLGGLVDMDKYRYLFFVILLTLYILILCTNGTIICLICIHRNLHEPMYIFIAALSLNSLLFSTAIYPKLCIDVLSKKQTISHSACLFQYFLYYSFAASDFLLLSVMSYDRYVSICKPLQYPTIMGKRTVVVLLTLAWFLPACEVVVPTVISSQQKLCDFTTKGIFCNNTFFKLHCVKSVILSFYGLFVMMTAVVVPVMFILFTYIKIFITTYHRCAEVRKKAAETCLPHLMVLFIFLCLALFDVIVARLESDLSKMVRLIMTLQIVVYNPLFNPIIYGVKMKAIWKHIKRLFCRLVNKRI from the coding sequence ATGGATGCTGAATTCAATCAAACATTTATAACTCTTGGTGGCTTAGTAGACATGGACAAATACAGATATCTTTTCTTTGTCATCTTGTTGACATTATATATTCTCATCCTCTGTACTAACGGCACCATTATATGTCTAATCTGCATTCACAGGAACCTTCATGAGCCTATGTACATTTTCATTGCTGCTTTGTCACTCAACTCTCTTTTGTTTAGCACTGCTATCTACCCTAAACTTTGCATTGATGTTTTATCTAAAAAACAGACCATTTCTCATTCTGCTTGTCTGTTTCAATATTTTCTGTATTACTCATTTGCCGCATCAGACTTTTTACTGTTGTCAGTCATGTCTTATGACAGGTATGTGTCTATCTGCAAACCTCTGCAATATCCAACTATCATGGGAAAAAGAACTGTTGTTGTCCTCTTGACTTTGGCCTGGTTTCTACCTGCATGTGAGGTTGTAGTGCCAACTGTGATTAGTTCTCAACAAAAACTCTGTGACTTCACAACAAAAGGCATTTTTTgtaacaatacattttttaagcttcactGTGTAAAATCAGTAATTCTTTCCTTTTATGGTTTGTTTGTAAtgatgactgctgttgttgttccTGTGATGTTCATCCTCTTTACGTACATAAAGATATTTATAACAACTTATCACAGGTGTGCAGAAGTCAGGAAAAAAGCTGCAGAGACATGTTTACCTCACCTGATGGTTTTATTCATCTTCCTTTGTTTAGCTTTATTTGATGTCATCGTAGCTCGATTGGAGTCAGATCTTTCAAAAATGGTACGTTTAATAATGACTTTACAAATAGTTGTGTATAATCCTCTGTTCAATCCAATCATATATGGAGTGAAAATGAAAGCTATTTGGAAACACATCAAGAGATTGTTTTGTCGACTGGTGAACAAAAGAATATGA